A stretch of Desulfurivibrio alkaliphilus AHT 2 DNA encodes these proteins:
- a CDS encoding glycosyltransferase family 2 protein — protein sequence MTNIAEAKVTAVIVTYNSRGHIHSALEALREAHEAGELACVVVDNVSSDGTADFIAAAHPWVELVRSERNLGFGRGCNLGFQRVRTPYVLIHNPDAVLDHQALRTLLEFMASCPAAGIVAPAIIEGESSLQEAGMMTTPGSLVRSALGIGNALPQKRPIVPGSTPFRTPWVCGAMMLIDADLFRRLQGFDPRFFLYFEETDLCRRATKVGSEIWAVGRAVAHHLGGACAKSTGQGLEATCIAEHFYRSRFYYLVKHFGWLPAVGTETLVRLLREIRHWRHRLTGRQPRPETAGKRPFLRFPAPPGDLP from the coding sequence ATGACCAACATCGCAGAGGCGAAAGTTACTGCCGTTATTGTCACCTATAACTCTCGCGGGCATATCCACAGCGCCTTGGAGGCGCTGCGAGAGGCCCACGAGGCCGGTGAACTCGCCTGTGTGGTAGTGGACAACGTCAGCAGCGACGGCACCGCTGATTTTATCGCGGCGGCGCATCCCTGGGTAGAACTGGTGCGCAGTGAGCGGAACCTGGGTTTCGGCCGAGGCTGTAACCTTGGTTTTCAGCGGGTTCGGACCCCTTATGTGCTGATCCACAATCCCGACGCAGTGCTTGACCACCAGGCGCTGCGGACGCTTTTGGAATTTATGGCATCCTGCCCTGCGGCAGGAATCGTCGCCCCGGCCATTATTGAAGGCGAGAGCAGCCTGCAGGAGGCGGGTATGATGACCACACCCGGCTCCCTTGTGCGAAGCGCGCTGGGCATTGGTAACGCGTTGCCGCAAAAACGGCCGATTGTACCCGGCAGTACGCCTTTCCGGACGCCCTGGGTTTGCGGTGCGATGATGTTGATTGATGCGGACCTTTTTCGCCGCCTGCAGGGTTTCGATCCCCGCTTTTTTCTCTACTTTGAAGAGACAGATCTTTGCCGCCGCGCCACCAAGGTGGGGTCGGAAATCTGGGCGGTGGGCCGGGCGGTGGCCCACCATCTGGGCGGAGCCTGCGCCAAGTCCACCGGTCAGGGTCTGGAGGCCACCTGTATTGCCGAACATTTTTATCGCAGCCGTTTCTATTATCTGGTGAAACATTTTGGTTGGTTGCCGGCGGTGGGTACCGAGACGCTGGTGCGACTTTTGCGGGAGATTCGCCATTGGCGTCACCGCTTGACCGGCCGGCAACCCCGACCGGAAACGGCTGGCAAACGACCATTTCTCCGGTTCCCCGCCCCTCCGGGAGACCTTCCATGA
- a CDS encoding polysaccharide deacetylase family protein — protein sequence MIALDELVVAIGRGQAVQEGTVVITFDDGYLDNLTVAAPILHRYQMPATLFLPSSYIDRGETQWVDQAYTAFQRRSERWLRWETGVEARWDLGDPEQRRAAYWCVCRYLLQAGAERRRMLLNLLYERLQPTAKPPRLTLTWDEVRRLLSDYPRFSLGGHTTEHLDLTAVPGGEAKKELTQCAQRIKEETGVQPRHFSFCYGRTSEPLRCLLVEAGVEAAFGACGHEPVVNAASDPLNLPRVEAPAAMDHFALATSIANRGLWRRLGR from the coding sequence GTGATCGCGCTGGATGAGTTGGTCGTCGCCATTGGCCGGGGTCAAGCTGTGCAGGAGGGGACCGTGGTGATCACCTTCGATGACGGTTATCTTGATAATCTCACGGTCGCCGCCCCCATCCTCCACCGTTACCAAATGCCGGCCACCCTTTTCCTTCCCAGCAGCTATATCGACCGGGGGGAAACCCAGTGGGTGGATCAGGCCTATACCGCTTTCCAGCGGCGCAGCGAACGCTGGCTGAGATGGGAAACCGGGGTTGAGGCCAGGTGGGATCTTGGTGATCCCGAGCAGAGACGGGCAGCCTACTGGTGCGTTTGCCGGTATTTATTACAGGCGGGAGCCGAAAGGCGCCGGATGCTGTTGAACCTGTTGTATGAACGGCTGCAGCCGACCGCCAAGCCGCCTCGCCTCACCCTGACCTGGGACGAGGTGCGGCGCCTGCTGTCAGATTACCCCCGTTTCAGTCTTGGCGGGCATACCACGGAACACCTGGACCTGACCGCCGTGCCTGGAGGGGAAGCAAAAAAAGAGTTGACCCAATGCGCCCAACGGATAAAAGAAGAAACAGGCGTTCAGCCGCGCCACTTCTCTTTTTGTTATGGCCGCACTTCGGAGCCTCTGCGCTGTTTACTGGTTGAAGCCGGGGTTGAGGCGGCCTTCGGTGCCTGCGGTCACGAGCCGGTGGTCAACGCGGCCTCAGACCCTCTGAACTTGCCCAGGGTCGAGGCCCCGGCCGCGATGGACCATTTTGCTTTGGCCACCAGCATCGCCAACAGAGGGCTATGGAGAAGATTGGGCCGATGA
- a CDS encoding lipid II:glycine glycyltransferase FemX: protein MVSELDQEWDAFLAANRHGYHEQTAMYGRIRTGYGFECERAVVRQGGIIVGGVQVLAQSTPLGKFARIFAGPLAAGDEPGILARVVSELEQLVKSKSYVSLRIDTLPTQQAARDALSAAGFRESDAWFGGKLSLVAPLDYTDDELLASIDRKTRNYIRGAERAGVVIRVGDDADLEDFYNLYLMTAAHQGFEPFARDYIKYIASLLGPAGRFRLFVAYHEGEPVAAKSNMIAGGRSYASWVGMHRGEKQRKLRATELLHYTVMRWARDQGCDLYDLGGTEAQKKKVARDTIDWPVPMRKFYGPFRYVMRHGMHLGWSIPWAHRKINSAAWRMGLLPRMPW from the coding sequence ATGGTGTCTGAATTAGATCAGGAATGGGACGCTTTCTTAGCGGCCAACCGGCATGGCTACCATGAGCAGACAGCGATGTACGGCCGGATTCGCACAGGGTATGGTTTTGAGTGTGAGCGGGCGGTTGTGCGTCAGGGCGGAATAATCGTCGGCGGCGTGCAAGTGTTGGCCCAATCCACGCCGCTGGGGAAATTCGCCAGGATTTTCGCCGGGCCGCTGGCCGCTGGTGATGAACCTGGAATTTTAGCCAGGGTGGTATCGGAGCTGGAGCAGCTTGTTAAGTCAAAGTCATATGTTTCACTGCGGATAGACACGCTACCGACCCAGCAGGCAGCCAGAGACGCTTTGTCGGCTGCCGGGTTCCGCGAATCAGATGCCTGGTTTGGCGGGAAACTGTCACTGGTCGCCCCGTTGGATTATACCGACGATGAATTATTGGCCAGCATAGACCGGAAAACCCGTAATTACATCCGAGGCGCTGAGCGGGCCGGGGTCGTGATTAGAGTTGGAGATGATGCCGATCTTGAAGATTTTTACAACCTTTACCTTATGACCGCCGCTCATCAGGGTTTTGAGCCGTTTGCCCGCGATTACATCAAGTATATAGCAAGTTTACTGGGACCGGCCGGGCGCTTTCGTCTTTTCGTGGCCTATCATGAAGGAGAGCCGGTGGCGGCGAAAAGCAATATGATCGCGGGGGGGCGTTCCTATGCCTCATGGGTGGGGATGCATCGCGGCGAAAAGCAAAGAAAATTGCGGGCAACGGAACTGCTGCACTATACCGTCATGCGTTGGGCGCGGGATCAGGGCTGCGATCTGTATGATCTGGGTGGTACGGAGGCGCAGAAGAAGAAGGTGGCGCGGGACACGATTGACTGGCCAGTGCCGATGCGTAAATTTTACGGGCCATTCCGTTATGTTATGCGACATGGTATGCATCTCGGGTGGAGCATTCCCTGGGCTCATCGAAAAATAAATAGTGCGGCCTGGCGGATGGGTTTACTGCCACGAATGCCCTGGTAA